The genomic window GCCCACGGCCCGAAGCCGCGCGACTACTCGCAGCGCACCCCGAAGAAGATGCGGCGCCTCGCCCTGCGGGGCGCCCTCTCTGCGAGGGCCGCCGCCGGCCGGATCAAGGTCGTCGAGACCTTCGACGTGTGGGACTCACCGCGCACGAAGAACGCCACGGCGCTGCTGGCGGCGATGGGTGTCACCGGGAAGGTCCTGCTGATCGCCGAGGACCACGAGCGGGCCGCCATCAAGTCGTTTCGGAACATCGGCGGCGTCATCGCCAGCAACCTCGGGCAAGCGAACACGTACGACGTGCTGTGGGCCGAGACGATCGTGATGAGCCAGGGAACGCTCGAGCTCGGTCAGGGCACGCCCCGCGGCACCCGCGAGCACGCCGAGCAGGTTGCGGGCAAGCCGGCGTCGCCGGCGAAGGCCGGTGACGACGCATGAAGACGAAGAACCCTCGTGACATCGTGCTCGAGCCGGTCGTCTCGGAGAAGTCGTACGACCTCATCCAGGAGGCCAACACGTACACGTTCGTGGTGGACCGCAGGACGAACAAGACCGAGGTGAAGCAGGCGATCGCAGAGATCTTCGGCGTCACCGTGGTGTCCGTGAACACGATCAACCGCAAGGGCAAGAAGAAGCGCACCGGCTACAAGTTCGGCAGGCGCAAGCACACGAAGCGCGCTCTGGTCACATTGGCCACGGGCGACTCGATCGACATCTTCGAGGTCTGACCATGGGTGTGAAGAAACTCAAGCCGACATCGCCGGGGCGCCGTTTCCAGACGGTCTCGGACTTCGAAGCCGTCACGAAGTCGACGCCGGAGAAGCAGTTGCTCGACAAGCAGAAGCGCTCGTCCGGCCGCAACTCGTACGGGCGAATCACGTCGCGCCACCGAGGAGGTGGGCACAAGCGCCGCTACCGGGTGGTCGACTTCCGCCGCACGAAGGACGGCATACCCGCCCGGGTCGCCGCCGTCGAGTACGACCCGAACCGCAACGCCAGGATCGCGCTCCTCCACTATGCGGACGGCGAGAAGCGGTACATCCTCGCTCCACTCAACCTCCAGGTCGGGGACGTGCTCGAGTCGGGCTCGGGCGCCGACATCCGACCGGGCAATGCATTGCCGCTGCGCAACATCCCGACGGGGACGATCGTCCATGCCGTCGAGTTGCGGCCCGGCGGGGGCGCCAAGATGGGTCGTTCGGCGGGCACAGCCATCCAGCTCATGTCGAAGGAGGCAGACCTGGCGCTCCTCCGGCTGCCATCTGGAGAGATGCGCCGGGTTCACCTCGACTGCAGGGCGACCGTCGGGCAGGTCGGCAACACGGATGCGGAGCTCATCAAGGTCGGCAAGGCCGGCAGGAGCCGCTGGAAGGGCAAGCGCCCCCAGACCCGCGGCGTTGCCATGAACCCGGTGGACCACCCGTTGGGAGGGGGCGAGGGTCGCAGCTCGGGCGGCCGACACCCCGTGAGCCCGTGGGGCAAGCCCGAGGGCAGGACAAGGAAGAAGAACAAGGCGAGCGACAAGTACATCGTCCGCCGCCGATCCAAGAAGGGCAGGAGGTGATCCCGGCATGGCGCGCAGCCTGAAGAAAGGCCCGTTCGTCGACGAGCACCTCCTTCGCAAGGTCGAGTCGGCCAACGACCGCGGAGACAAGCGAGTGATCAGGACGTGGAGCAGGCGCTCGACGGTCCTTCCCGAGATGGTCGGGCACACGATCGCAGTGCACGACGGGCGCAAGCACGTTCCCGTCTACATCAGCGAGGCGATGGTCGGCCATAAGCTCGGCGAGTTCGCTCCGACGCGCACGTTCCGGGGTCACGCTGGTGAGAAGTCGGCGAGGAAGCGATGAGAGCCAGGGCAACGGCGCGTTACATCAGGCAGTCACCGTTCAAGGTGCGCCGCGTGCTCGACCTCGTCCGGGGGGTTCCCGTCGGCCAGGCCGAGACCATCCTCATGTTCACGAACAGGCGAGCCGCTCCGACCGTCAAGAAGGTGCTGGCATCGGCCGTGGCCAACGCCGAGCACAACCTGGCGCTCGACAAGGAAGAGCTCGTCGTGGTCGAGGCGTACGCCGACGAGGGGCCGACGCTGAAGCGTTTCCGCCCGAGGGCGCGCGGCCGCGCCACGCGCGTCCGCAAGCGGACCTGCCACATCACGATCGTCGTCGGAGACCAGGAAGAGGAGACCAGCTGACATGGGCCAGAAGATC from Acidimicrobiia bacterium includes these protein-coding regions:
- the rplD gene encoding 50S ribosomal protein L4, with protein sequence MPDKLTAELYSADGTLKGEVELAPEIFGIEPNTAVMHQVVTAQLAAARAGTHSTKTRAEVRGGGRKPWRQKGLGRARHGSIRSPQWIGGGVAHGPKPRDYSQRTPKKMRRLALRGALSARAAAGRIKVVETFDVWDSPRTKNATALLAAMGVTGKVLLIAEDHERAAIKSFRNIGGVIASNLGQANTYDVLWAETIVMSQGTLELGQGTPRGTREHAEQVAGKPASPAKAGDDA
- the rplV gene encoding 50S ribosomal protein L22 produces the protein MRARATARYIRQSPFKVRRVLDLVRGVPVGQAETILMFTNRRAAPTVKKVLASAVANAEHNLALDKEELVVVEAYADEGPTLKRFRPRARGRATRVRKRTCHITIVVGDQEEETS
- the rplW gene encoding 50S ribosomal protein L23, which codes for MKTKNPRDIVLEPVVSEKSYDLIQEANTYTFVVDRRTNKTEVKQAIAEIFGVTVVSVNTINRKGKKKRTGYKFGRRKHTKRALVTLATGDSIDIFEV
- the rplB gene encoding 50S ribosomal protein L2, encoding MGVKKLKPTSPGRRFQTVSDFEAVTKSTPEKQLLDKQKRSSGRNSYGRITSRHRGGGHKRRYRVVDFRRTKDGIPARVAAVEYDPNRNARIALLHYADGEKRYILAPLNLQVGDVLESGSGADIRPGNALPLRNIPTGTIVHAVELRPGGGAKMGRSAGTAIQLMSKEADLALLRLPSGEMRRVHLDCRATVGQVGNTDAELIKVGKAGRSRWKGKRPQTRGVAMNPVDHPLGGGEGRSSGGRHPVSPWGKPEGRTRKKNKASDKYIVRRRSKKGRR
- the rpsS gene encoding 30S ribosomal protein S19; this encodes MARSLKKGPFVDEHLLRKVESANDRGDKRVIRTWSRRSTVLPEMVGHTIAVHDGRKHVPVYISEAMVGHKLGEFAPTRTFRGHAGEKSARKR